The Borrelia sp. A-FGy1 genomic interval TTAGTACAACTCCTTCATAAAACAGTAAGCTTTAAACAGAACGCAAGAAAACTCAAAACTACATGAAAACCCTATCCTTCTCTATTTTAGATTTTAACATCAAAACAATAGCCAAACCAATAAAATCAATAAAAATGCTGTTGTGCTTTCCTAAAATACTTACAGCTACGCTCTCGCTTGACATTTCAAATAAAAATACAAAATTATTATATATACTACCGTTCATTTCTTCCATTACTACTTGTTTTTGATTATACTCACATTCAAAACCAAACACAAAATAAAAAATAAAACAAACTAAGCAAAATCCTGCTTTTTTATTCATTAAAATCATAATCAGATAATCAAAAACCATAACTACAAACTACCCTTATATAAATTATAGACCATATTTGAGATTTTACAAATAAAAGGACAGAAAATAAGTTTCTGCCCTTTTTATTTCTATTTCTAGATTATTATTATTTTTATATCTTATCTATATTTACCTTTCTATTCCTGTTCTATACCTGTATCTATACTTAGTCATAAGTTTTTCCATGTTGTTATGCTGCTTTTGCTGCTTCTACTGCTTTGTTTTCTGTTGTTACGCCTTTGCCTTCTCTTGCGTCGTCTATTGCTTTCTTTACTTTTTTTAGTATCGTACCTGCTGTCTTTTTAATAATATCCTCTATTGCTCCTAGTAGCTTTCCACTTGCGTTAAGGCCTACTGCTTGTGCTGCTGTGTTGTCGTCTGCTGTGCTTTTGTGTGCTAGCTTTCCGTTTTTAAGTAAGGATCTTAGGGCTATTCCTCCTGTTACTGCTGCTGCTTTTGCGTTTGCTGCTTCTTTTACATGGGCTTCATTGCCACCTTTAGCGAAAGATACTGCTGTTGTTTCTGCTGTTGCGGCTCCTGTTAGCGCTGCGTCGTTGTCTTTACTAGCTAGTACTGCTGCTAGTGTTTCTTCTCCTGTTACTTTTGTTAGTATTGCTAAGGCTTTGCTTGCATCTCCTGCTGCTAGTCCGTTGTCGCCGCCGCTATCTGTTGCTAGTATTTTAGCCCCGTCTTTGTCGGTGCCTCCTACTGTTGCACCGCTTGCTTCTGCTAGTTTAATGTCTTGCTTTGCTGCTACGTCCTTGATTTTATTTAGTGCGGCTACTGCTGTCTTTATTGCACTGCCGTCTGGTTGGACTCCGTTCTGTGCTGCTTCAGCTACGCTCTCGCTGCCGCCTTCAAAGGCTTTTGACAGATCTTCTGTTGCTTTTGCTAGTTCTGACAGTGCTTTTTCCGCTTCTGCTACTGTTGCTGCTGCCTCTTGTCCTTTTTCCAATCCTTTTATGTGCTCTGTTAGTTCCTTCGACTGCAGCTCCTTGATTGTTTTTTGTAGTGCCGTAGCTACCTTCTTTAGGTTCTGCCCTACGTCACTCTTTTTGGTGCTGCTTT includes:
- a CDS encoding variable large family protein; translated protein: SSTKKSDVGQNLKKVATALQKTIKELQSKELTEHIKGLEKGQEAAATVAEAEKALSELAKATEDLSKAFEGGSESVAEAAQNGVQPDGSAIKTAVAALNKIKDVAAKQDIKLAEASGATVGGTDKDGAKILATDSGGDNGLAAGDASKALAILTKVTGEETLAAVLASKDNDAALTGAATAETTAVSFAKGGNEAHVKEAANAKAAAVTGGIALRSLLKNGKLAHKSTADDNTAAQAVGLNASGKLLGAIEDIIKKTAGTILKKVKKAIDDAREGKGVTTENKAVEAAKAA